The following is a genomic window from Banduia mediterranea.
CATTACGGCCTTGAATACGATCTGGACCGCTACATGGTCGTCGCCGCGCGAGACTTCAACATGGGCGCGATGGAGAACAAGGGCCTCAATCTGTTCAACGCGGCCTACGTGCTGGCCTCGCCCGACACGGCGACCGACGATGACTACGAAGCCGTCGAGGCGGTGATCGGGCATGAGTACTTTCACAACTGGACCGGCAATCGCGTGACCTGTCGTGACTGGTTCCAGCTGTCGTTGAAGGAAGGCCTGACGGTGCTGCGCGAGCAACAGTTTCGGACCGCCTCGCGCGCCAGCGGCGTGGCGCGAATCGAGCAGGTGCAGACCCTGCGCGCCCAGCAGTTCCCGGAGGATGCGGGCCCGACTGCGCATTCGGTGCGTCCCGACCGGTATGTGGAGATCAACAATTTCTACACGCCCACCGTTTACGAGAAGGGCGCCGAGATCCTGCGCATGATCGAGGCCCTGCAAGGGCCGGGCACCTTCGTCGAAGGTGTGCGTCGCTATCTGCACGAGTTCGATGGGCAGGCGGCGACGATCGAGGATTTCCTGGCGGCGCAGGAGTCGGTCGGCCAGCGGAATCTCGATGGGTTCCGAACCTGGTACAGCCAGGCCGGCACGCCGGTGGTACGCGTCGAGGACGAGTGGCGTGATGGCCATTACCGCCTGCGCCTGTACCAGCAAACACCGCCGACACCAGGGCAGCCGGTAAAGCGGCCAGTGCCGATTCCGATCGGTTTCGCGCTCTATGATCCGAATGGTGCGGAGCTTGAGCTGCCGCCGACGCAGGGGCTGGTCCGCGAGGATCTGATCCTGATCGAGGACGAAGCCATGGAGTTGTCGTTCGGCCCCTTCGAGCGGCGTCCGGTCCCGGCTTTTCTGCATGGTTTCTCGGCGCCGGTGCGGCTTGATTATGCCTATACCCCGCAGCAGCTCGCCCTGCTGGTGACGGCCGAGGCCGATCCGTTCCTGCGTTGGGAATCCGTGCAGGAATTGATGATCCTGGCTCATGCCGAATTGGTGGACGGTGAGCCGGGCGCCATTGTGGGCGTGCTGCTCGAAACCCTGCAGCGGCTCGCTGCCAATCCGCCCGAGGACCGCGCATTGCTGGCCTGGCTGATGAGCCTGCCGGCTCTGACGATGCTTGCGGAACGTCAGGCGCGGATCGATCCGGAAGCGGTTGTCGCCGCGCACCAGCGACTCAAGCTCGAAATCGGCGCGGCGCTGTGCGGGCCGTTTTCGGTTTGGGCGGAGTGGGGCAGTACCGGTGAACGGGGTGTCGATCGCCGCGCTCTGTCCAACGTGGCCCTGGACTACCTCGCGGCTCAGGGCACGTCTGCCGCGCTGGAACTTGCGCGCAAGCGGGCGATGAACAGCCACAATTTCACGCTGGTCTTGGGTGCGCTCAATGCGCTCAATGGTACGGGGTCTTCGCAACGAGCCCTCGCGCTGGCGGCCTGCCGCGAATCATGGCGCGATGATCCCCTGCGCCTGGATCGCTGGTTTTCGCTGGAAGCTCGTGCAATCGATGGCGATGTCGCCGCCAGTCTGCAGATCCTTCTGGACGACTCAGCCTTCACCTGGGCGAATCCGAACCGGGTGCGCGCCGTGCTCGGCGCCTTCGGCACCCAGAACTGGCGGGCCTTCCATCGGCCGGAATCGTATGCCCTGTATGCGCGCCTGCTGCTGCGTCTGGACGGGACCAATCCGCAGGTCGCATCGAGGCTGTCCAAGCCACTGCTGCGCTGGCGCCGCTATGCCGAGCCCTGGGGTGGCGGCATGCATGACGCTTTGATGACGCTGTCCGCAGAGCGCCTGTCACCGGATCTTGGTGAGATGGTAACGCGTGCCCTGGATGGCGGACACGATTGATCGCCAAATAATTCAACAAGTTGCGATCTGTCAAATCACTGTCATCATTTGTCAATATTGTAATGAAGTGGCAACAGTCCAAATATGACAATGACGAACAAGCAGGTTTTGGCGGTCGAAGATGAAAGCTCGATCCGCGAGATGGTTCGCTTCGCGCTGGAGCGCGCGGATTTCTCGGTGGCCGAAGCGGCGGACGTGGCGCAGGCGCGGGTGCGGATCGCCGATGCGCGTCCCGATCTGATTCTGCTCGACTGGATGATGCCCGGCGTGTCCGGTGTGGAGTTCGCGCGCGAACTCAAGAGCAGTCCGACCACACGCGATATTCCGATCATCATGGTGACGGCGCGCGCCGAAGAGGAAGACCGCGTGCGCGGGCTCAACCTGGGCTGCGACGATTACGTCTGCAAGCCGTTCTCGTTTCCGGAACTGATCGCGAGAATTCAGGCGGTGATGCGTCGCAGCATGCCGGGCGGGGAAGAGGAGAAGCTGCGGATTTCCGGCCTGGAAGTCGACGCGGCGAGCCAGCGGGTGACCGCCAGCGGCGAACCGGTACGGCTTGGCCCGACCGAATATCGATTGCTGCATTTCTTCGTCAGCCATCCGGAGCGGGTGTATACGCGCGAACAGGTACTCGACCGCGTGTGGGGACAGAACGTCTATGTCGAGGAGCGCACGGTCGACGTGCACATCAGGCGGCTGCGCAAGGCGCTGGCGCCGCATGGCTATGATGCGATGATCCAGACTGTGCGTGGAACGGGCTACCGGTTTTCGGAGACGGTCTGAGCGTGCCTGCTGAGCGGCGTCATCGTTTCGCAGTCCGCTGTCGTTAAACTCGTCCCATGCCTGTATGGACTTCTGAGCGCCGATGGACACCGGTTTGATGCAAGCGGCCTGGCGGCGCGAGATCGCGAGAATAATCGCGCTGCTGCTGGTCTTCGGCCTTGCCGGTGGCCTGCTCGGTCATGTCTGGGCCGGTCTTGTGATCGCGCTTGCGATCTGTCTGGCGCTGCAGCTGCGCATGTTGCGCTGGCTGTCGCGTTGGGTGGTTCATCCCAAGCGCGTCGATCTTCCGGATCCGACCGGCGTCTGGGGCGAGGTCTTCGAGCAACTGCTCGAAATGCAGAAGCGCAATCGCAAGCGCAAGAAGCGCCTGGCCGCGATCGTGGCCGAATTTCAGTCCTCGACCGCCGCCCTGCCGGATGGTGCCGTGGTGATGTCGTCGCGTGGCGAGATCGTCTGGTTCAACAGTTCCGCGCAGATTCTGCTGGGCCTGCGTTCACCGCAGGACGTGGGGCAGCGCATTGCCAATCTGGTGCGTCATCCGTCGTTCGCCAACTACCTGGCGGTCGAGCAGTTCGAATCCGATGTCGAGCTGATCTCGCCGATCAATGAGCACGTGACACTGGCGATGCGCATCATTCCCTATGGCGAAGGACAACGCCTGCTGATCGTTCGTGATGTCAGTGAGCATCGGCGTCTGGAAGTGATGAGGCGCGACTTCGTCTCCAACGCCTCGCATGAATTGCGCACGCCGCTGACAGTATTGCGCGGCTACCTCGACATGATGGAGCCGGATACGCGCGGCAAGGGTGCACTGCTCGAATGGAAGGCGCCGATCGGCGAGATGCGCGCCCAGGCGACGCGCATGGAGTCCTTGATCACCGACCTGCTGAAGCTGGCACGACTGGAATCGGATTCCTCGGTCGCTCGTCAGGAACTGATCGACGTGCCGCATCTATTGCATCGCATCGCCGAGGATACGCGGCGGCTGTCACCCGACCGGCACACCGTGGAAGCCGCCATCGAAGCGGATATCAAGCTGCTGGGCCGCGATTCTGAATTCCACAGTCTGTGCCAGAATCTGCTGCAGAACGCGATCCAGTATTCGCCCGACGGCGGGGCTGTTCGCTTGCGCTGGTGGGGCGATGAGGACGGCGCGCACCTGTCGGTGGCCGACAGTGGCCTGGGGATCGACGAGGCCGATATTCCACGGCTCACCGAGCGCTTCTACCGTGTCGATGTGGCCCGCTCCCGTTCGCGCGGCGGCACCGGCCTGGGCTTGGCGATCGTCAAGCACGCGCTCGAACACCACGAGGCCAGATTGGAAATTATCAGCCAGCCGGGCATCGGCAGCACCTTCATCTGTCATTTTCCGGCGCACCGGGTTCAGCGTGCGCAGCCGATGGTCGTCAACGGCTGAAACCGCGGCAGTTCCTGTTCAGCAATGGCGATGACGTCAACACGCTGAAATTCAACTCAAGCACACTGCCGAGCTTTGCGCTGCGGGCGGATGTTCCGGCACGCGCGTGACGCGGTAAGCTGCCGTACGGCGCGATCCTGCAATAATCGGAGCGCCCCACGTCGGGACATCAAGGATCCGCCGGGTCGATAGGAATGAGGCATATGGTTGAAAAGTCGTTGTACAGCAAACACATCTCCACCCAGTTCAACGCCGAACTGGAGGACGTGCGCCAGCGCGTGCTGGCGATGGGTGGGCTCGTCGAGCAGCAGATTATCGATGCGACGCGCTCGCTGATGGACGGCGACGGCATGCTCGGCGAAACCGTGCGCAGGAACGACTACAAGATCAATCAGCAGGAAGTCTTCATTGACGAGGAATGCAGCCGTATTCTGGCGCGCCGACAACCTACCGCCAGCGACCTGCGGCTGGTCTACGCGGTCATCAAGACCATTACCGATCTCGAACGCATCGGCGATGAAGCCGAGCGTATCGCGCGCATGGCTGCCGATCTGGCTTCACAGGAGCGCCTGCGTTACGGCTACAACGAGATTCAGCATCTGTCCAAGCACGTCTCGCAGATGGTGCACGATGTGCTCGATGCTTTCGCACGTATGGACATCGAGGCGGCTCTGGCAGTCGCCAAGGAAGACGTCACGGTCGATCGCGAGTACGAGGCTCTGATGCGTCAGTGCATCACCTTCATGATGGAAGACCCACGCCAGATCCGGCGCGTGATGGATCTGATCTGGGTGGTTCGCTCCCTGGAGCGTATCGGGGACCACGCCGGCAATATCGCCGAGTACGTGATTTTCTTCGTCAAGGGCAAGGACGTGCGGCATCTGAGTCTCGAACAGATGGAGAGGCACGTGCGCGGGGAAGACGTTTTGCCGGAAAACGGCCCTTCGGCAGGCGCGCAGTAGTCCCGGAACGGTCAATCAGTCCCATTGCGTGGTACTTCGGGCCGACGATCCTCGGCGTCGATATTGACGGTCTCAATATCCAGATGAACGTGCACCGCGATGT
Proteins encoded in this region:
- the pepN gene encoding aminopeptidase N translates to MPRPAVLREAYQAPAFLISQVALDVEIRDEHTVVRADLNIERQRPDIPLLLDARHMRLQAIAIDDRRLRAAEYEVSSDRIEIADVPQRFRLATTVVIDPEGNRALEGLYRSGPMLCTQCEAHGFSRITPFPDRPDVLSRYRVRIEAHRATYPVLLSNGNPVESGDLPEGRHFAVWEDPYAKPCYLFALVAGDLSCVEDEFVTRSGRPVRIGFYVDHGNESRVDHAIASLKRAMRWDEDHYGLEYDLDRYMVVAARDFNMGAMENKGLNLFNAAYVLASPDTATDDDYEAVEAVIGHEYFHNWTGNRVTCRDWFQLSLKEGLTVLREQQFRTASRASGVARIEQVQTLRAQQFPEDAGPTAHSVRPDRYVEINNFYTPTVYEKGAEILRMIEALQGPGTFVEGVRRYLHEFDGQAATIEDFLAAQESVGQRNLDGFRTWYSQAGTPVVRVEDEWRDGHYRLRLYQQTPPTPGQPVKRPVPIPIGFALYDPNGAELELPPTQGLVREDLILIEDEAMELSFGPFERRPVPAFLHGFSAPVRLDYAYTPQQLALLVTAEADPFLRWESVQELMILAHAELVDGEPGAIVGVLLETLQRLAANPPEDRALLAWLMSLPALTMLAERQARIDPEAVVAAHQRLKLEIGAALCGPFSVWAEWGSTGERGVDRRALSNVALDYLAAQGTSAALELARKRAMNSHNFTLVLGALNALNGTGSSQRALALAACRESWRDDPLRLDRWFSLEARAIDGDVAASLQILLDDSAFTWANPNRVRAVLGAFGTQNWRAFHRPESYALYARLLLRLDGTNPQVASRLSKPLLRWRRYAEPWGGGMHDALMTLSAERLSPDLGEMVTRALDGGHD
- the phoB gene encoding phosphate regulon transcriptional regulator PhoB, whose amino-acid sequence is MTNKQVLAVEDESSIREMVRFALERADFSVAEAADVAQARVRIADARPDLILLDWMMPGVSGVEFARELKSSPTTRDIPIIMVTARAEEEDRVRGLNLGCDDYVCKPFSFPELIARIQAVMRRSMPGGEEEKLRISGLEVDAASQRVTASGEPVRLGPTEYRLLHFFVSHPERVYTREQVLDRVWGQNVYVEERTVDVHIRRLRKALAPHGYDAMIQTVRGTGYRFSETV
- the phoR gene encoding phosphate regulon sensor histidine kinase PhoR; amino-acid sequence: MDTGLMQAAWRREIARIIALLLVFGLAGGLLGHVWAGLVIALAICLALQLRMLRWLSRWVVHPKRVDLPDPTGVWGEVFEQLLEMQKRNRKRKKRLAAIVAEFQSSTAALPDGAVVMSSRGEIVWFNSSAQILLGLRSPQDVGQRIANLVRHPSFANYLAVEQFESDVELISPINEHVTLAMRIIPYGEGQRLLIVRDVSEHRRLEVMRRDFVSNASHELRTPLTVLRGYLDMMEPDTRGKGALLEWKAPIGEMRAQATRMESLITDLLKLARLESDSSVARQELIDVPHLLHRIAEDTRRLSPDRHTVEAAIEADIKLLGRDSEFHSLCQNLLQNAIQYSPDGGAVRLRWWGDEDGAHLSVADSGLGIDEADIPRLTERFYRVDVARSRSRGGTGLGLAIVKHALEHHEARLEIISQPGIGSTFICHFPAHRVQRAQPMVVNG
- the phoU gene encoding phosphate signaling complex protein PhoU, with amino-acid sequence MVEKSLYSKHISTQFNAELEDVRQRVLAMGGLVEQQIIDATRSLMDGDGMLGETVRRNDYKINQQEVFIDEECSRILARRQPTASDLRLVYAVIKTITDLERIGDEAERIARMAADLASQERLRYGYNEIQHLSKHVSQMVHDVLDAFARMDIEAALAVAKEDVTVDREYEALMRQCITFMMEDPRQIRRVMDLIWVVRSLERIGDHAGNIAEYVIFFVKGKDVRHLSLEQMERHVRGEDVLPENGPSAGAQ